The DNA sequence CCACTGGTGCTTCGGTTGACCATAAGGTTGAAGATCATGGGACTTCATTGCTCGTCAGTTAGTGTTTATAAATTGTTTTATTGTCCTGAAATTGACCTTTGTAATATGCCTAGTGTTTGCACATGGCTGTTCATTTTATAATGCTCATgtatcaaaaatatttgataaatGATATTTTGTTGGTAAATAAAAAGACTATGACATACGCAAATTAATGAGAGTTGTTGGTATATAATTATACCATTATTTATGACTTCATAATGCTGATTGCTTTGGGGAAAAACTAACAACTTCACAGAGTAGAGTATTGGTTTGTGTTCATCTGGTTGGTGTGCTCATTAAGATAGAGCTGCCATTAGGGGAAAGGAAGATTATATAAGGTTTTAGTAAAATATTTCCTAAACTCTGTAGTACTTGTGTCTGAAAGGATAACATATACTGGTCTTGAGCTGTTAACATGGACTAGGTGTCTATGAAGGTCAAAGTGTTGCACATTTAATGTCAGTGTCCAATTGTCCTCATTTTGGTTTGCATTTGGTATAACAAATTGTGGACAAGTCTACAGGATAAGTAGGGTGATGGTTTGAACCGTATTATTAAAGCCACCTGGATATTTTATTGGGAAGGCTTTAGTAATTTAATGTGCATTTCAGTTAAATTTCACAAAAGCTCTGTGCACTCTATCCAGTTTTACCCAGGTGGCCCTAAACCAATTATGTTAACTGCCTGACTGGTAAATTTGGCTTCAAATCATGTGCTTTGCTAGTGCTTGACGCAGCAGAGGATTAGGTTGCATCTTATACAGTTCAACAACCTAGGTTGGCATACACTCATCTCTTCCatgtatttggttgggtttaagCATATATGGTTTTGTTTGCTAACGAGCTTGATCTAACAGTGTGTTGGTCGAGTTTATGGTTTTGTCCAGCAGTCTGGCTGTATCCCTTCCCGATGTTCGTATCTACATCTGTTCTAAGTGAtctttaaaattattatttatggaGTTTCAACTTGTCCAAGTGATGATCAAAGTTCCAAgaggtcttttatttttttcttaacagAGGCCTTCATATGTTAGCCAGTCTAATCTGTTATTTGATCCATCGCAACCCTAAAATTCATGTATTTTGATTGCagaattaaatttaaaatgaataaaCTAAACATAACTCTTATGCCCTTGATATTACCTTCTGTAGTGAATAGGCATGTCCTTGCCTGCAACACTGGACATCATCAAGTGTGAGTTTTGAATGCAAATAGACGTGTAGGAAATTCATTTTTGTTACAAATTACACCTGGGTAGCACTTTTGTCCTTTCTGTATCATTACCAAACTCCTAGAATATTACCAGTGCAGGTTatacaaaatttgaaaacttTGTGTATATTCATGCTGGAAAACGTTTCTGGTGATTATTACctggggcttttttttttttttagagggtGGGTGggggtttaattttttttttttttttttataaatcctGTAGGGATCTCATGAAGAAACTGGCAAACACAAATTGGATACCATATTTTCGCCAGCCTTTCATGTTCCAAAAGAAGTGGGGATCATTGTGAATGGAGGTAGTTGTTGCTGTATTAACAAGTAGATTATCTGGCGGTGTGTTTCTTTCTAGgagtgactctctctctctccatccacatttttcaatttttttctgaaatttatATTTATCGAATGACATTGAATCTGTCAAAAAGTGTTTATACATCTCAATTGAATATGGTTTCAGTGAGCTTCATTAAGTTTTTCGGAAGTGAAGACCAGAAAGCCCATCAGAACTCTGGAACTGTGGAACCAGTTGATACATTCAGCGGTTTTGTTTCTCTACAGACTTCTATTTCAACTGGAAAAGATGAAGAGGCAAATTATAGCCAGAACACTGGAACAAAAGCTGCTACAATATGTcctgttgagatggatgtggatTCAAGTATTTCCTCTCAGCACTTAGATATGGAGAACAGTAACCATGAGATGCCTTCCTCAGAGTCTAATGGGGTGTACCAGTGTAATAAGGATTTAGTTGTGGCCAGTTTATCATCTGAGGTTTCAGCGATATACCTAGCCATGCAGCAGTCAAAGTTGGAGTGTGTTAATGAGCTCAGCCAAGATTCAATTTCAACTGACATCTGTGTGGAGACTGATGATGTTGAAGAAATTGATGATTTTGATCCATTCTTATTTATGAAGAATTTACCAAACTTGTCTTCGGTGGTTCCCACCTTTCGGCCCATGCTACTCCCAAAACAAACTCGGAGTTGTCCCCGTACCACCCTTGTTTTAGACTTGGATGGTGAgaattttttaatgtttgattACATCCTTTGCCTTCTATGATTAAGTTACACGTTGGGCATTCAATATGActtcaattattattatcaataatattaaaatttaacTCTCTTTTTACATGGGAAAAAGTGTTCCAATTTCTCACCATAATTATTGCATGTTTCTGTTTGGAAGGATTGATCTATTTACTGAGACTGTTTTCTTTGGATTTGCAGAAACTTTAGTGCACTCCACCCTTGAGCGCTGCGATGATGCAAATTTTACGTTTCTGGTAAATTTTAACCTTAAGGAGCATACAGTCTATGTTCGATGTCGTCCCCATCTCAAGGACTTTTTGGAGAGGGTTTCCAGACTTTTTGAGATCATCATCTTCACAGCTAGCCAAAGCATCTATGCAGAGCAGCTTTTGAATGTATTGGatcccaaaaggaaaatatttcgCCACCGTGTTTATCGTGAGTCCTGTGTTTTTGTAGATGGTAATTACCTCAAAGATCTGTCTGTTCTGGGCCGAGATTTGGCACGTGTAATGATAATCGATAACACTCCTCAGGTATTATACTGTTCCCTTGAGGTTTTCAATACAATGGTTAAATTGGAATGACTTTATGACTCACAATTCTACTTCATCTCAGCTACCGAATTGAGTTGTCAAACATGTTCACTTCATCTCAACTACTGAATTGAGTTGTCACTGGTTCTTTTGGTGTTCTTATGAAATAACATACCAGTTGGAATGCTGGGTTCCTATCATTATGGAACTTTTTCTAATACTTGTATTTGTGTTCATGTATGTTGCCTTCTATCATCAGTGCAATTGTTTGTTCATGTTTGTTGCCTTCTATCATTGGTGCGATCATTTGTTCATTGTGTTTGTTGTAAACATGAATCTTGTTTGATGTCAGGCTTTTGGATTTCAAGTGGACAATGGGATCCCAATTGAGAGTTGGTTTGATGATCGTTCGGACCAAGAATTGCTTTCGTTACTTCCATTCCTTGAGAGCTTAGTTGGAGTTGAAGATATTCGGCCATTGATAGCAAAGAAGTTCAACCTCCGGGAGAAGATAGCTGCAGCTGTTTATCCGTCTTTGAACTCAAAATATTGACCCTTTTGCAAGATGAGCCTATGCCTGTTCCATAGTTTGTATTAGTGTGTAATACCCGTCCCTTGTGCTCCCCA is a window from the Macadamia integrifolia cultivar HAES 741 chromosome 5, SCU_Mint_v3, whole genome shotgun sequence genome containing:
- the LOC122078983 gene encoding CTD small phosphatase-like protein 2 isoform X1; the encoded protein is MQTKKKLPTRNAARENVSPRMSRSQKKAAENMQLVESKVTELITSSARKLRSGGLPKKSREPVAAKNLNPSHKLTHDGDHSRCLGYDTATGASVDHKGSHEETGKHKLDTIFSPAFHVPKEVGIIVNGVSFIKFFGSEDQKAHQNSGTVEPVDTFSGFVSLQTSISTGKDEEANYSQNTGTKAATICPVEMDVDSSISSQHLDMENSNHEMPSSESNGVYQCNKDLVVASLSSEVSAIYLAMQQSKLECVNELSQDSISTDICVETDDVEEIDDFDPFLFMKNLPNLSSVVPTFRPMLLPKQTRSCPRTTLVLDLDETLVHSTLERCDDANFTFLVNFNLKEHTVYVRCRPHLKDFLERVSRLFEIIIFTASQSIYAEQLLNVLDPKRKIFRHRVYRESCVFVDGNYLKDLSVLGRDLARVMIIDNTPQAFGFQVDNGIPIESWFDDRSDQELLSLLPFLESLVGVEDIRPLIAKKFNLREKIAAAVYPSLNSKY
- the LOC122078983 gene encoding CTD small phosphatase-like protein 2 isoform X2; this encodes MQTKKKLPTRNAARENVSPRMSRSQKKAAENMQLVESKVTELITSSARKLRSVSFIKFFGSEDQKAHQNSGTVEPVDTFSGFVSLQTSISTGKDEEANYSQNTGTKAATICPVEMDVDSSISSQHLDMENSNHEMPSSESNGVYQCNKDLVVASLSSEVSAIYLAMQQSKLECVNELSQDSISTDICVETDDVEEIDDFDPFLFMKNLPNLSSVVPTFRPMLLPKQTRSCPRTTLVLDLDETLVHSTLERCDDANFTFLVNFNLKEHTVYVRCRPHLKDFLERVSRLFEIIIFTASQSIYAEQLLNVLDPKRKIFRHRVYRESCVFVDGNYLKDLSVLGRDLARVMIIDNTPQAFGFQVDNGIPIESWFDDRSDQELLSLLPFLESLVGVEDIRPLIAKKFNLREKIAAAVYPSLNSKY